In the Mastomys coucha isolate ucsf_1 unplaced genomic scaffold, UCSF_Mcou_1 pScaffold18, whole genome shotgun sequence genome, one interval contains:
- the Akna gene encoding microtubule organization protein AKNA isoform X2, whose product MASSGTKAQWAGPSLGQGPRRRRWAWAEDQDADGRSDQGWGDKQLLPEAPSPELLEDFRRAQEHLPPLEWDPDLQDSGESSGEETEADDVSSPEGSTVPLPWLSRHNQHLDLSEEELDEASGSPEVDLAGESCTELECEDQGESSPPALEQGPARGWVTSVRQGGNYRPSEHLEAQPSIEHSRTKSWSSGTLSLGQPSDSLGSTWEGDSDVPQSSTLPKALPQSPCHSLSHPGDRNGGKVAPATPTEFRDSLAAPAQNPECSAGTWGQETTSLPSSRPEDQTWKKTKTSPKPLPSRFTGSVSPLSARLGAVKKVVSQHKQGATLAGHSSSHVQKYGRGRRLNYPLPDFSKVGPRVRFPKDENYRPPKSRGHNRQQGSTRPLIFKSPAEIVRDVLLSSGEPSLAQESSLAHPITRVPQEFQTPEQATELVHQLQEDYHKLLTKYAEAENTIDQLRLGAKVHLYSDPPQPSQSFFSGSMPQGSKVLSFSIPQPRSAEWWPDPAQDPQASEATGWPFTRTDLSPSSSPSMATPGRLPQSQSITTDQPSTGQTQALTSQASQLLAKVESFEELVLAGHLPPQDQIKSLEQLRAAHMALEAEYLQAYREEHLDPQLDASQGSPRTLNLCRELEAEIYHLGQRLEELQDHMDQTQGEPEPRRPDLQDNTPTLPFLPQPSHLPTPSGPISSPDVQTYQEPAITTTSPGSSCTLPINKELHLSIKTEESPRGLPVTLRDRKLQVEQDFQGLLERYLSVKSLPEALRAEDEEDLEEEEQNHHSTLEVDGPAAAPGKIEAMRISSPGQCPAQAEESHRPAIQEDKEQMASRKSPSIRLSMARDRYSPILDTAEVAQRGTKPMTSHQSSLTSLEESRPSGLLPRKALLRAGGPHTEEPWMVSPETDSGFVGSETSVVSPFTQTPEHRLSHVSVSPHLASSTPGPSSAQHLTASVPGDRTSHPKTRGSLIPRRATEAGIPRSKTQQHLSSLSPLRRGPQSCHLEETPAAKIVPRSEFKRQKPFSKQLLPSGTASPDSAPAPIAASMLHGSAESTANLLLNRTERDQAIKDLQAEVSRLRLQLEDSLHRPHPDSPASAFNHSTHTQEKLVDSSPSWGSHYGSKSTERLFGESNGGEPAEPMGRRRARSSSVPRDIPRPFRSSESESPAPQLSTEKSRTFEEHPQAAHCGARPLSSSKRKERVCFRGQYTGQEYHILSPKAILKDSGTASCPHCQPIRTQDTGSAVSREPPGSSAADTLRCSLCGKVKSSAETNGSSSGPSEKNTTKKPASSTPSLKRKNRQTGSPVRMPPGLWYLAATPPAPAPPALAYISAPIMPYPLSTVYYATPAPTSAQTASPQPAQGPRRTRHSVQLGLNDLEELQAALREAAQAAENVRSTTRQLSRSLSADLRHARSLRGSCLF is encoded by the exons ATGGCCAGCTCAGGGACAAAggcacaatgggctgggccaaGCTTGGGGCAAGGACCCCGAAGGCGCCGCTGGGCTTGGGCTGAGGACCAAGATGCAGACGGAAGAAGTgaccagggctggggagacaaaCAGCTTCTTCCCGAAGCCCCCAGTCCTGAGCTCCTAGAGGACTTCCGTCGGGCACAGGAGCACCTGCCACCCCTTGAGTGGGACCCTGACTTGCAGGACTCCGGAGAGTCTTCTGGAGAAG AGACTGAAGCTGACGATGTTAGCAGCCCAGAAGGTTCCACCGTGCCTCTGCCCTGGCTCTCCAGGCACAACCAACATCTAGACCTGTCTGAAGAGGAGCTGGATGAGGCGTCTGGGAGCCCTGAGGTAGACTTAGCTGGAGAGAGTTGTACAGAGCTGGAGTGTGAAGACCAAGGAGAATCCAGCCCTCCGGCTCTGGAACAGGGGCCAGCCAGAGGCTGGGTTACCTCTGTCAGACAAGGCGGTAACTACAGACCCTCCGAGCATCTAGAGGCCCAGCCATCTATTGAACATAGCCGCACAAAGTCTTGGAGCAGTGGGACTTTGAGCCTCGGTCAACCTAGTGACAGCCTTGGTTCTACCTGGGAAGGAGACTCGGATGTCCCTCAGTCTTCCACCTTGCCCAAAGCCCTGCCACAGAGTCCATGCCACAGCCTTTCACACCCAGGTGACAGAAATGGAGGTAAAGTTGCTCCGGCAACACCCACAGAATTCCGGGACTCCTTAGCAGCGCCAGCCCAGAATCCTGAGTGCTCTGCAGGCACATGGGGGCAAGAAACCACCAGTCTACCCAGCTCTCGGCCTGAGGACCAAACCTGGAAGAAAACTAAGACATCACCTAAGCCGCTGCCCTCCCGGTTTACTGGCTCTGTCAGCCCCCTGAGTGCTCGGCTTGGGGCGGTAAAGAAAGTTGTGTCACAGCACAAGCAGGGAGCCACTCTGGCTGGCCACTCTTCTTCACATGTTCAGAAGTATGGCAGGGGACGCCGCCTGAACTACCCACTCCCTGATTTCTCCAAGGTGGGACCCCGGGTGAGGTTTCCCAAAGATGAGAACTACCGACCCCCAAAGTCCAGAGGCCACAACAGGCAACAAGGCTCTACCAGACCCCTTATCTTCAAGTCGCCAGCTGAGATTGTTCGGGATGTACTGTTGAGTAGCGGAGAGCCGTCCCTGGCCCAGGAATCTTCTCTTGCTCACCCCATCACCAGAGTGCCCCAGGAGTTCCAGACACCCGAACAAGCCACTGAGCTAGTTCATCAGCTCCAG GAGGACTATCACAAGCTCCTCACCAAGTATGCGGAGGCTGAGAACACCATTGACCAACTTCGCCTTGGGGCCAAG gTGCATCTGTATTCAGACCCGCCCCAGCCCAGTCAGAGCTTCTTCTCTGGGTCAATGCCACAAGGAAGCAAGGTCTTATCCTTCTCTATCCCTCAACCAAGATCAGCAGAGTGGTGGCCTGACCCTGCTCAGGATCCTCAGGCCTCTGAGGCCACGG GGTGGCCGTTCACAAGAACAGACCTGAGTCCCTCCTCGTCCCCCAGCATGGCCACTCCAGGGCGGCTTCCTCAGAGCCAGAGCATTACCACAGACCAGCCCTCCACAGGACAGACCCAGGCACTGACCTCTCAGGCCAGCCAGCTCCTGGCCAAG GTGGAATCCTTCGAGGAACTGGTACTGGCCGGACACCTCCCACCCCAGGACCAAATTAAG AGCTTGGAGCAATTGAGGGCAGCCCACATGGCCCTAGAGGCAGAGTACCTGCAGGCCTACAGAGAAGAGCACTTGGACCCTCAGCTTGATGCCTCTCAGGGGAGTCCCAGGACCCTCAACCTCTGCAG GGAACTAGAGGCAGAGATATACCACCTGGGGCAGCGCTTGGAAGAGCTGCAGGACCATATGGACCAGACCCAAGGAGAACCAGAACCACGTAGGCCAGACCTACAGGATAACACCCCAACCCTACCCTTTCTGCCCCAGCCATCTCATCTGCCCACACCTTCAGGACCAATCTCCTCACCAGATGTCCAAACCTACCAGGAG CCTGCCATTACCACCACTTCCCCTGGAAGCTCTTGCACGCTCCCCATAAACAAGGAGTTACACCTGAGCATCAAGACAGAGGAAAGCCCAAGAGGTCTCCCAGTCACACTCAGGGACAGGAAGCTTCAGGTGGAGCAGGACTTCCAGGGCCTTCTGGAGAG ATACCTCAGCGTTAAGTCCCTCCCCGAAGCCTTGAGGGCTGAAGATGAGGAGGAtctggaggaagaggagcagaatcATCATAGCACCTTGGAAGTTGATGGTCCAGCTGCAGCTCCAGGAAAAATAGAAGCCATGAGGATATCATCACCAGGACAGTGCCCAGCACAGGCTGAGGAAAGCCATAGGCCTGCTATCCA GGAGGATAAAGAACAGATGGCATCTAGGAAGTCACCAAGCATCCGGTTATCCATGGCCAGAGATAGGTACTCACCAATCCTGGATACAGCTGAAGTGGCTCAACGGGGCACCAAACCCATGACATCGCATCAGAGCAGTCTGACCAGCCTGGAAGAGAGCAGGCCCTCAGGGCTCCTTCCTCGCAAAGCCCTGCTTCGGGCTGGTGGGCCCCACACTGAG GAGCCCTGGATGGTGTCACCAGAGACAGACAGTGGCTTCGTGGGCTCAGAAACCAGCGTAGTATCACCCTTTACCCAGACCCCAGAGCATCGGCTCTCCCATGTCAG TGTCTCTCCTCACCTGGCCTCCAGTACTCCAGGGCCATCATCAGCTCAACACCTCACTGCCTCTGTACCTGGTGATAGAACCTCCCACCCCAAGACCAGGGGTTCCCTGATTCCCAGAAGAGCCACTGAGGCTGGCATACCCAGAAGCAAAACCcagcagcatctctccagccttagccCTCTCCGGAGAGGGCCACAGAGCTGCCACCTAGAGGAGACACCAGCGGCTAAGATAG TTCCTAGGTCTGAGTTCAAGAGACAGAAGCCATTTTCCAAACAGCTCCTTCCCAGTGGAACAGCCAGCCCTGACTCTGCTCCAGCTCCCATAGCTGCCTCCATGCTCCATGGATCCGCAGAGAGCACTGCCAACCTCCTCCTCAACAGGACAGAGCGCGA CCAGGCCATCAAGGATCTGCAGGCGGAGGTATCACGGCTCCGCCTACAACTGGAGGACAGCCTGCACCGGCCACACCCAGACAGCCCTGCTTCTGCTTTCAACCACTCCACCCATACCCAGGAAAAGCTGGTGGATTCCTCACCCTCCTGGGGCTCCCACTATGGCAG TAAATCCACAGAGAGGCTGTTTGGGGAGTCTAATGGTGGAGAACCAGCTGAGCCAATGGGAAGACGGCGAGCCAGGTCCTCCTCTGTGCCTCGGGACATTCCCAGACCGTTCCGAA GTTCTGAATCTGAGTCGCCCGCCCCTCAACTATCAACTGAGAAGAGCAGAACCTTTGAGGAGCATCCCCAGGCTGCACACTGCGGGGCAAGGCCACTGAGCAGCTCGAAGCGGAAGGAAAGAGTCTGCTTCCGGGGTCAATACACAG GCCAGGAGTACCACATTCTGTCCCCAAAAGCCATCCTGAAGGACAGTGGCACCGCCTCCTGTCCCCACTGCCAGCCCATTAGGACCCAGGACACAG gCAGTGCCGTCTCTAGAGAGCCACCGGGATCATCTGCTGCTGACACCCTCCGCTGTTCCCTGTGTGGTAAAGTCAAGTCCTCTGCAGAAACAAATGGCTCCAGCTCAGGCCCCTCTG AGAAAAATACCACCAAAAAACCTGCATCTTCTACCCCGAGCCTCAAACGGAAGAACAGGCAGACGGGCTCACCAGTACGAATGCCCCCTGGACTCTGGTACCTGGctgccacacccccagccccagccccaccagCCTTGGCCTACATCTCAGCTCCCATTATGCCTTATCCACTATCCACTGT gtACTATGCAACCCCAGCGCCTACCTCAGCCCAGACAGCTTCCCCACAGCCTGCTCAGGGACCTCGGAGAACCCGGCACTCTGTCCAACTGGGTCTGAATGACCTGGAGGAGCTGCAGGCTGCACTCAGAGAGGCCGCACAGGCCGCTGAGAACGTTCGCTCCACCACCCGCCAGCTGAGCCGCTCCCTGTCTGCGGACCTGCGCCACGCCCGTAGCCTTCGAGGCTCCTGCCTTTTCTGA